One Aegilops tauschii subsp. strangulata cultivar AL8/78 chromosome 7, Aet v6.0, whole genome shotgun sequence genomic window carries:
- the LOC109782966 gene encoding uncharacterized protein, whose translation MCRNLHTMSEICSNLAWMPTLGMPTCLENWGHFKNAQMDHVQQRFIRVGQKAREKARSLVLVFKVSRSSLYTVISRVNWTILPFIMKRYKQISTVDVFTGGCTEEEVFTGTIPSQLGNLSKLQYLDVSGNYDGLRAVDLAWLPRLSLLSHLDMSFVDLSFVRDWVHTVNMLPSLKVLCLHECDLNSTVPASNLHSNSNLSHLEVLVMSENNFYTSLKHNWFWNLTSLKELYLSFCGWNGSVPSELGNMMSLQVIDLRWNNLESLLPRNLENLCDLEVSAFDFNNINTSMSEFMDRLPMCSWNTLQELSVQYTNMTGNLPVWIRNMTNLSVLRASGNMMAGPLPVGVRALGNLKELDLGYNNFNGVLLKDHFTSLGNFKFLDLGYNNFSAVLLREHFTSLGNLKFLDLSYNNFSGVLLREHFPSFCNLEWLDISYNNFNSVLLKEHFESLRNLKLSDLGCKNFSGVLLRRHSSSLGNLKHLDLSYNKLNNVLTEEDFAGLLNLEYLDLSYNSLKLSINQKWVPLFRLKVVGFPSCHFRPHFPKWLKWQIDIDVLVLGNSNLDDVILDWFWLTFSRASFLHASGNKLHGSLPENLQHMAADHIYLGSNNLTSQFLWRITNVVTRENAPAANLEVEINMFSGHIPDNLTSLARLHYLDISGNDISGSIPWSLSNLKAMMTIISKDTTEDYNFEESIPVITKDQKHDYSFEIYKLLVNLDLSNNSLTGQIPEEISLLIALTNLNISSN comes from the exons ATGTGTCGCAACTTGCATACGATGTCGGAAATTTGTTCAAACCTGGCATGGATGCCTACCTTGGGCATGCCCACCTGCTTGGAAAATTGGGGTCATTTCAAGAATGCCCAAATGGACCATGTTCAACAGAGGTTTATCCGGGTTGGCCAGAAAG CCCGCGAAAAGGCGCGCTCCCTGGTGTTAGTTTTTAAAGTTTCACGGTCAAGTCTTTACACAGTCATTAGCCGGGTCAACTG gaccATCCTACCCTTTATTATGAAGAGGTATAAACAAATCTCCACCGTTGATGTGTTTACGGGGGGTTGTACCGAAGAAGAAGTGTTCACTGGGACGATACCTTCCCAACTTGGGAATCTCTCCAAGTTGCAATATCTCGATGTTAGTGGTAATTATGATGGTCTTCGAGCAGTGGATCTTGCATGGTTGCCACGCCTCTCTTTGTTGAGTCATCTTGACATGAGCTTTGTGGATCTTAGTTTTGTGAGGGATTGGGTTCACACGGTTAACATGCTCCCTTCTCTTAAAGTGCTTTGCTTGCACGAATGTGACCTTAATAGTACTGTGCCTGCTAGTAATTTACATTCCAACTCCAACCTCTCGCACCTTGAGGTCCTTGTTATGTCTGAGAACAACTTCTATACATCACTCAAGCACAACTGGTTCTGGAATCTTACAAGCCTCAAGGAGCTCTACCTCTCATTTTGCGGCTGGAATGGGTCCGTTCCCAGTGAACTGGGAAACATGATGTCGCTTCAGGTCATAGACTTGAGGTGGAACAATCTTGAGAGTTTGCTACCAAGAAATTTAGAAAATTTGTGTGATTTGGAGGTATCGGCATTTGATTTTAACAACATTAACACGAGCATGTCTGAGTTCATGGATCGATTGCCAATGTGTTCATGGAATACATTGCAAGAGTTGTCAGTACAGTATACAAATATGACCGGAAATCTACCCGTTTGGATTAGGAACATGACCAATCTGAGTGTTCTCCGTGCATCTGGAAACATGATGGCTGGCCCTCTACCCGTAGGAGTTCGAGCACTTGGTAATTTGAAAGAACTAGACCTAGGATACAATAACTTCAACGGTGTGCTCTTGAAAGATCATTTCACAAGTTTAG GTAATTTCAAGTTTTTGGACCTAGGATACAACAACTTCAGCGCCGTGCTCCTCAGGGAACATTTCACAAGTTTAGGTAATTTGAAGTTTTTGGACCTCAGCTACAACAACttcagcggtgtgctcctcagggAACATTTTCCAAGTTTTTGTAATTTGGAATGGTTGGACATCAGCTACAACAACTTCAACAGTGTACTCCTCAAGGAACATTTTGAGAGTTTACGTAATTTGAAGTTGTCAGACCTTGGCTGCAAGAACTTCAGTGGTGTGCTCTTGAGAAGGCATTCTTCAAGTTTGGGCAATTTAAAGCATTTGGACCTTAGCTATAATAAATTAAACAATGTGCTCACAGAGGAGGATTTTGCAGGACTATTGAATTTAGAGTATCTAGACTTGTCATACAACTCGTTGAAACTATCTATCAACCAAAAATGGGTTCCTCTATTTAGATTGAAGGTCGTAGGTTTTCCCTCATGCCATTTTAGACCTCATTTTCCAAAGTGGCTCAAATGGCAGATTGACATTGATGTTCTTGTTCTTGGAAATTCAAACCTGGATGATGTTATTCTTGATTGGTTCTGGTTGACATTTTCCCGAGCTTCATTCTTGCATGCATCGGGAAACAAGTTGCATGGCTCATTACCAGAAAATTTACAACACATGGCGGCTGACCATATATATCTCGGGTCGAACAACCTTACAAGTCAA TTTCTCTGGAGGATTACCAATGTGGTTACCCGAGAAAATGCCCCTGCTGCAAATCTTGAGGTTGAGATCAATATGTTCAGTGGCCATATTCCGGACAATCTCACTTCCCTTGCCCGTCTTCATTATTTGGACATATCAGGCAACGATATATCAGGAAGCATACCATGGTCACTCTCAAACTTGAAGGCAATGATGACCATAATATCCAAGGACACTACAGAGGATTACAACTTTGAAGAGAGCATTCCAGTAATCACGAAAGACCAAAAGCATGACTATAGTTTCGAAATCTACAAGCTATTGGTGAATCTTGATTTGTCCAATAACAGTTTAACAGGACAAATCCCAGAGGAGATAAGTTTACTGATTGCCCTCACCAATTTGAATATATCAAGCAATTAG